From Vicinamibacterales bacterium, one genomic window encodes:
- a CDS encoding CehA/McbA family metallohydrolase, which translates to MLYSAARSASGVIIVVALATVLTLPDQPLIDKKEFASSGEISTPVVTGAFHVHTARSDGSGTVDEIAGAAARAGLAFVITTDHGDGTRTPDPPIYHRGTLILDGVEVSTTEGHYLAIGHQGSPYPLGGEARDVVEDIARLGGFGVAAHPFSAKESLRWKDWTAPIDGIEWLNTDSAWRDEPVHRLALGILHYPLRPSEAIASLFDRPIEALDRWDTMTQGRRVVALAGADAHVRPFPIPSYEQVFRSFGIRVQLETSFSGDPEKDTALLLGSIKQGRVYTAIDALAQPGRFRFEVESGTSATQPGRVVSVGDPRTVVLEADLPQGGELRLFKDGTLIAQTTQPSLRFQTGSQSAIYRAEVVLSPMPNSLPIPWILSNPIYVGEPREAETDQPVGETIETTFALFSDESDVQAWKVEHEETSLVAIDSTPSVDGRELALRYALSDSETSPFAALVREGALDFNRFNVIRFLIRGDAAQRVSVQLRDSKAGEDVRWVRSVYVDTEPREVLIRLQDMRPVAESSPWPPQADEPVALMFVVDTLNTAPATSGVLWIDNIQIEQWD; encoded by the coding sequence ATGTTGTATTCTGCCGCACGATCAGCGAGTGGGGTGATCATCGTCGTAGCGCTGGCGACTGTACTTACCCTTCCTGATCAACCACTTATTGATAAGAAGGAGTTTGCGTCGTCTGGCGAGATATCCACGCCGGTCGTTACAGGAGCATTTCACGTTCACACTGCTCGATCGGATGGTTCGGGAACTGTCGACGAGATCGCTGGCGCTGCCGCCCGTGCCGGATTAGCGTTCGTTATTACAACCGACCACGGCGATGGCACAAGAACGCCCGATCCCCCCATCTATCACAGGGGAACTCTTATCTTGGATGGGGTAGAGGTGAGCACGACCGAGGGTCATTATCTTGCGATCGGACACCAAGGTTCCCCCTACCCACTCGGGGGCGAAGCACGAGATGTTGTTGAGGACATTGCTCGCCTGGGAGGCTTCGGCGTTGCGGCACATCCCTTTTCGGCGAAGGAATCTTTACGGTGGAAGGATTGGACAGCTCCCATAGACGGGATCGAATGGCTGAACACTGATAGCGCCTGGCGGGACGAGCCGGTACACCGTCTCGCACTAGGAATTCTCCATTATCCACTTCGACCGTCCGAGGCGATCGCCTCACTCTTTGATCGACCCATTGAGGCCCTCGATCGGTGGGACACAATGACCCAAGGACGTCGGGTTGTTGCACTGGCCGGGGCGGATGCCCACGTGCGCCCTTTTCCAATTCCGTCCTACGAGCAAGTGTTTCGAAGCTTCGGTATCCGCGTTCAACTTGAAACTAGTTTCTCTGGAGATCCTGAAAAAGACACAGCGCTGCTTCTCGGTTCGATCAAACAGGGTCGAGTGTACACAGCGATCGATGCCCTTGCACAACCAGGACGATTTCGCTTCGAAGTCGAATCCGGGACAAGCGCTACGCAGCCTGGAAGGGTAGTATCGGTCGGCGATCCTAGGACTGTGGTGCTTGAAGCAGACCTTCCACAAGGTGGCGAACTAAGACTATTTAAAGATGGCACCTTAATCGCACAAACAACCCAGCCGAGTTTACGATTTCAAACGGGAAGCCAATCTGCGATATATAGGGCCGAAGTCGTCCTCTCGCCAATGCCGAACTCCTTACCCATTCCATGGATTCTGAGTAATCCGATTTACGTAGGCGAACCTAGGGAGGCAGAAACGGATCAGCCAGTAGGTGAGACTATTGAGACCACATTTGCATTATTTAGTGATGAATCTGATGTCCAAGCTTGGAAGGTTGAGCATGAAGAAACATCACTGGTGGCGATTGACAGCACTCCCTCGGTTGACGGAAGAGAGTTGGCATTGCGGTACGCGCTTTCTGATTCCGAGACCAGTCCATTCGCAGCCTTAGTGCGTGAAGGGGCGTTAGATTTCAATCGATTTAACGTAATTCGATTTCTGATTCGAGGCGATGCTGCACAAAGAGTATCCGTTCAATTGAGGGACTCGAAGGCAGGAGAGGATGTTCGGTGGGTCAGATCGGTCTATGTGGACACCGAACCAAGAGAAGTCTTGATCCGCCTCCAGGACATGCGCCCGGTTGCGGAGAGCAGTCCTTGGCCGCCGCAAGCAGACGAACCAGTAGCGCTTATGTTTGTGGTTGATACCCTAAATACGGCCCCGGCAACCTCCGGGGTGCTCTGGATCGATAATATCCAAATAGAACAGTGGGATTAG
- the metK gene encoding methionine adenosyltransferase produces MSRTGRHLFTSESVTEGHPDKIADQISDSVLDAILAEDPNGRVACETLVTTGLAILAGEVTTTCYVDFQRIVRDTIRDVGYTRAKFGFDHETCAVVSAIHGQSPDIAMGVDPGGAGDQGLMFGYACRESSELMPLPIQLAHQLCRGLSRVRREGILDYLRPDGKSQVTVEYDGDTPVRVDTVVVSSQHAATVDQAKMLEDVQEHVIKPTIPESMLDQNTSIHVNPTGRFVVGGPHGDAGVTGRKIIVDTYGGAAPHGGGAFSGKDPTKVDRSASYMARYIAKNCVAAGLADRTQVQLAYAIGLADPVSVLVDTFGTGRVDDNKISDLIRAHFALTPKGIIETLNLRRPIYKQTAAFGHFGRTEQDFTWEWTNKAEALKADAGL; encoded by the coding sequence ATGAGTCGCACCGGCCGCCACCTGTTTACTTCGGAGTCCGTAACTGAAGGGCATCCTGACAAGATAGCCGATCAGATCTCTGACTCAGTCCTTGACGCGATCCTTGCCGAGGATCCCAACGGACGAGTTGCATGCGAGACTCTTGTGACTACCGGCCTTGCAATTCTGGCCGGGGAGGTTACAACTACGTGCTATGTAGATTTTCAAAGAATCGTCAGGGACACAATAAGGGACGTTGGGTATACCCGAGCCAAATTTGGCTTTGATCATGAAACGTGTGCTGTTGTCTCGGCAATTCACGGGCAATCGCCGGATATCGCGATGGGCGTTGATCCTGGCGGCGCTGGCGATCAGGGTCTGATGTTTGGCTACGCTTGTCGAGAGAGCTCCGAACTGATGCCGCTCCCTATTCAGCTTGCGCATCAACTCTGTCGAGGTTTATCAAGGGTTCGCCGAGAGGGCATCTTGGATTACCTTAGGCCAGATGGAAAATCTCAAGTCACGGTTGAGTACGACGGCGACACGCCAGTTCGCGTGGACACCGTCGTAGTGTCCAGTCAACATGCTGCCACTGTTGACCAGGCAAAAATGCTTGAGGATGTTCAGGAACACGTCATAAAACCGACAATTCCTGAGTCGATGTTGGATCAAAACACGAGCATTCACGTAAACCCAACCGGTCGGTTTGTCGTTGGCGGACCCCATGGTGATGCTGGGGTCACGGGCAGGAAGATTATTGTAGATACCTACGGCGGTGCCGCTCCTCATGGTGGGGGAGCGTTCTCAGGAAAGGACCCTACAAAGGTCGATCGTTCAGCGTCGTACATGGCCCGTTACATTGCCAAAAATTGCGTGGCTGCGGGACTAGCTGACCGAACCCAGGTACAGCTCGCGTACGCAATCGGCCTAGCGGACCCCGTCTCCGTTCTGGTTGATACATTCGGCACTGGTCGGGTTGACGACAACAAGATTAGCGATCTCATAAGGGCTCACTTTGCGCTAACTCCCAAGGGGATCATTGAAACCTTGAACCTTCGTAGGCCAATCTACAAGCAAACTGCTGCTTTTGGACACTTCGGTCGCACTGAACAGGACTTTACCTGGGAATGGACTAACAAGGCAGAGGCCCTTAAGGCTGACGCCGGCCTCTGA
- the xerD gene encoding site-specific tyrosine recombinase XerD yields the protein MSLSRTRDCQIEDYLAYLRQERHLSANTVSSYGYDLNRLAKFAKRERLPVDRLERRQIEAYVRDLKDRERLTPRSVARMIAGLKGFYGFLAEEGQIQRNPSEGIESGKLPRTLPKYLSLKDIDKLLEQPAVDTARGCRDRALLELLYATGMRVSELVSLRLEDVNLQVGHVQCMGKGRKQRVVPIGRQAVTWVTRYREKARGEMLGNRRSSWLFVNAGGRGIKKKDDLHLSRMGFWKILRGYGLAAGLGHDLSPHVLRHSFATHLLERGADLRSLQEMLGHAKLSTTQIYTYIHGARLKKTYDKYHPRRTMTPFGTKKK from the coding sequence GTGAGTTTGAGTCGGACCAGGGATTGCCAAATCGAGGACTACCTTGCCTATCTCCGGCAAGAGCGCCATCTTTCGGCCAACACCGTCTCTAGCTATGGCTACGATCTTAATCGTCTCGCAAAGTTTGCTAAACGCGAACGATTACCTGTCGACAGGTTAGAACGACGGCAAATTGAGGCCTATGTTCGGGATCTTAAGGACAGGGAGCGATTAACACCTCGGTCGGTTGCCAGAATGATTGCCGGCCTCAAAGGGTTCTACGGCTTTCTAGCAGAGGAGGGCCAGATTCAGAGGAACCCTTCAGAGGGCATTGAGTCCGGAAAGTTGCCACGCACGCTCCCGAAATACCTCTCACTTAAGGACATCGACAAGCTTCTTGAACAACCAGCGGTCGACACTGCCAGGGGATGTCGAGACCGCGCACTTCTTGAATTGTTGTATGCAACCGGCATGCGAGTGTCAGAGTTGGTCTCGCTGCGACTCGAAGATGTGAACTTACAAGTTGGACATGTGCAATGCATGGGAAAAGGGAGAAAGCAGCGGGTTGTGCCGATCGGACGTCAGGCTGTTACGTGGGTAACTCGATATCGTGAGAAAGCCCGGGGTGAGATGTTAGGTAATCGTCGGTCAAGTTGGCTCTTTGTTAACGCCGGGGGCAGAGGGATAAAGAAGAAGGATGACCTCCATTTAAGTCGAATGGGATTCTGGAAGATTCTGAGAGGTTACGGATTAGCAGCTGGGCTCGGACACGACCTAAGTCCTCATGTGCTGAGACATTCCTTTGCAACCCACTTACTTGAGCGCGGAGCCGATTTAAGAAGCCTTCAAGAAATGCTGGGTCACGCCAAGCTATCAACAACGCAAATTTACACCTACATTCATGGAGCTCGGCTAAAGAAGACTTACGATAAGTACCATCCCCGCCGAACAATGACCCCTTTTGGAACAAAGAAAAAGTGA
- a CDS encoding aspartate aminotransferase family protein, with the protein MAYSTKKSQSLFERSLRVLVEGGSSPSRGPANYGDYPLFLDRSEGAYVFDADNNKYIDWMMAYGGLPLGHAHPKIVQAVGEAMATGALLPAATQTEVEVAELIQKMVPSAGRVRFASTGTEAAMAAIRVARGFTGRPKFIKFEGQYHGWYDDFLVNAHPHPISSLGHRRDPVKIADSSGLNQRALEDTIVVPWNDLAALERALENHQGQVAAIITEGIMANMGVIPPLPDYLSTVQDLARTHGALFILDETVTGFRIAPGGCQQHYQLEPDLSIFGKALGAGLPVAAFVGRSEIMESLSWGGVLHYGTQNASRVGLFSARANLQVLGDDNANVFQHTWSIGERLVNGLQEAFKETKTSAIVQGVGPMFQILFTKQAEIRDYREFCAFVDRDRYRRFVHALFQHGIYMTPASGLHSVTSLAHSPEDVDDTLLAVREVLLNGEYA; encoded by the coding sequence ATGGCGTATTCGACCAAGAAATCCCAGAGCCTCTTTGAGCGATCATTACGGGTGCTCGTAGAAGGCGGCAGCTCGCCCTCTAGGGGACCAGCCAACTACGGTGACTACCCTCTCTTTTTGGATCGGAGCGAGGGTGCTTATGTCTTCGATGCTGATAACAACAAATACATTGACTGGATGATGGCTTACGGTGGATTACCACTCGGCCATGCCCATCCCAAGATTGTTCAGGCAGTTGGCGAAGCCATGGCGACCGGCGCACTCCTGCCTGCGGCGACCCAAACAGAGGTTGAGGTTGCCGAACTAATTCAAAAAATGGTGCCGTCCGCAGGTCGTGTACGTTTCGCAAGTACAGGCACCGAGGCTGCGATGGCTGCAATCCGAGTAGCAAGAGGGTTCACTGGGAGACCGAAGTTCATTAAATTTGAGGGTCAATATCATGGGTGGTACGACGACTTCTTAGTGAACGCCCACCCCCACCCCATTAGTTCCCTTGGCCATCGCCGGGATCCTGTGAAAATTGCCGACAGCTCAGGCCTTAATCAACGAGCTCTAGAAGACACCATTGTGGTGCCGTGGAACGACCTTGCAGCGCTTGAACGGGCCCTCGAAAATCATCAAGGCCAAGTCGCCGCGATAATTACCGAAGGCATTATGGCCAATATGGGTGTAATCCCGCCGCTACCGGACTACCTCTCTACCGTGCAAGACCTAGCCCGAACCCATGGAGCTCTCTTCATTCTTGATGAAACAGTTACAGGCTTTCGCATCGCCCCAGGCGGCTGTCAGCAGCATTACCAACTGGAACCCGACCTTTCCATTTTTGGCAAAGCTTTGGGAGCAGGACTCCCCGTTGCAGCCTTCGTCGGGCGGTCGGAGATTATGGAATCGCTCAGTTGGGGTGGCGTCCTACACTACGGTACTCAGAACGCGTCTCGAGTTGGACTTTTTTCAGCTCGGGCTAATTTACAGGTGCTTGGGGATGATAATGCGAACGTTTTTCAGCACACTTGGAGCATTGGCGAGCGGCTCGTGAACGGCCTACAGGAGGCCTTTAAGGAAACGAAGACCTCCGCTATTGTCCAAGGCGTTGGCCCCATGTTTCAGATTCTCTTTACGAAACAGGCGGAGATTCGGGACTATCGAGAATTTTGTGCCTTCGTAGACCGCGATCGGTATCGCCGGTTCGTACATGCACTCTTTCAACATGGGATCTACATGACCCCAGCTTCAGGTTTGCACTCCGTCACTTCGTTAGCCCATAGTCCTGAGGATGTGGACGACACTCTTTTAGCCGTCCGCGAGGTGCTTCTCAATGGCGAGTACGCCTAG
- a CDS encoding glucose 1-dehydrogenase translates to MASTPRKDRGPVLSKKVAIVTGGASGIGRETALLFAEEGAAVTIVDLDARRGEETAQEIKQEGFQSLFVQSDVTSEHDCKEAIQRTVSVFGQLDILFNNAGIIQRTSVPNTAEADWDRVMGVNVKGVFLMSKHAIPVMIDGGVIINSGSGWGLVGGPNAASYCASKGAVVQLTRAMALDHAKQGIRVNCICPGDIDTPLLMNEADQLMVNRETFRTAAADRPLGRIGTAKDVAKSVLYLASEAAGFVTGTTLVVDGGGLAGSTS, encoded by the coding sequence ATGGCGAGTACGCCTAGAAAAGACCGGGGCCCTGTTTTGTCCAAAAAGGTGGCAATAGTTACCGGAGGGGCTTCGGGTATAGGCCGCGAAACCGCGTTACTGTTTGCTGAAGAAGGGGCGGCCGTGACGATTGTTGACCTAGATGCTCGGAGGGGTGAGGAAACCGCGCAAGAGATCAAGCAGGAAGGGTTTCAGTCTCTTTTTGTTCAATCAGATGTTACTAGCGAGCATGATTGCAAAGAAGCGATCCAGCGCACGGTTTCAGTGTTTGGCCAACTCGATATCTTGTTCAACAATGCCGGAATCATTCAGCGGACTTCGGTACCGAATACTGCAGAGGCCGACTGGGACCGAGTAATGGGAGTTAACGTCAAGGGAGTGTTTTTAATGTCGAAGCATGCCATCCCCGTCATGATTGATGGAGGCGTAATTATCAACAGCGGCTCTGGTTGGGGATTGGTGGGCGGACCTAATGCGGCCTCCTACTGTGCTTCAAAGGGTGCGGTGGTTCAGCTGACACGGGCAATGGCGCTCGACCACGCCAAGCAAGGAATTCGGGTTAATTGCATATGCCCAGGAGACATTGATACTCCTCTGCTTATGAATGAAGCCGACCAACTCATGGTGAATCGCGAAACCTTCAGAACTGCGGCTGCTGACCGCCCCCTTGGTCGCATCGGAACAGCCAAAGACGTTGCGAAGTCGGTCTTATATCTCGCGAGCGAGGCTGCGGGCTTTGTTACAGGCACAACGCTAGTCGTCGATGGTGGCGGCCTGGCCGGGTCGACGTCGTGA
- a CDS encoding SDR family oxidoreductase, which produces MKGLTNKRVLVTGGAKGIGAATVARFLAEGAQVTVLDCDAKGCADLEKRLPLLGPSILADVTDRDAVDTAFNSLDSRWQGLDILINNAGISQPHNFTEINIDDWRKILEVNLTGVFHVAQEAARRMLGGGSGVILNMGSSNALIGMPNYAAYNASKAGVIALTQTMALELAPQIRVNAVCPGYVLTPMQQTEYTPSEMETLNSKVPLGRHAAPEEVAALFAFLASEEAPFMSGHAILIDGGELAGGLASR; this is translated from the coding sequence GTGAAGGGGCTAACCAATAAAAGGGTTCTTGTAACTGGCGGCGCCAAAGGCATTGGCGCAGCTACAGTTGCACGCTTTCTCGCAGAGGGCGCTCAGGTCACAGTGCTCGATTGTGACGCTAAGGGGTGCGCAGACCTAGAGAAGCGACTTCCTTTACTTGGACCGTCGATTCTTGCTGACGTTACTGATCGTGACGCAGTTGATACCGCGTTCAATTCCCTCGATAGTCGATGGCAAGGACTGGACATTCTGATCAACAACGCCGGGATTAGTCAGCCTCATAATTTTACGGAAATCAACATTGATGATTGGCGCAAAATTCTTGAAGTTAATTTGACAGGAGTTTTCCACGTGGCTCAAGAAGCAGCCCGCCGAATGCTTGGTGGCGGCTCAGGGGTGATTCTCAACATGGGGTCGAGTAACGCTTTGATCGGAATGCCCAACTATGCCGCCTATAACGCGTCGAAGGCTGGAGTCATAGCTCTTACCCAAACGATGGCGCTCGAACTTGCACCACAGATCCGGGTGAATGCAGTCTGCCCGGGCTACGTGTTGACTCCGATGCAGCAGACTGAATACACTCCCTCCGAGATGGAGACTCTAAATTCAAAAGTTCCCCTTGGTCGCCATGCCGCGCCTGAGGAGGTTGCCGCACTATTTGCGTTTCTTGCCTCTGAAGAGGCCCCGTTTATGAGCGGTCATGCGATTTTAATAGACGGGGGGGAGCTAGCCGGCGGCCTCGCGAGTCGATGA
- a CDS encoding carbohydrate binding family 9 domain-containing protein produces the protein MDCRPIYVTAFLAVLMGSPLFAQTADSVSERRTMTAERMVNGEAIELDGLLDEPAWQRAVPATDFIQQDPVLGGTPTERTEVRIIYSRDHLYMGVLCFDSEPDKMLGNTMKRDEYLRADDRFMWVMDTFLDQQSGYFFEMNPSGLMADSLMGSGGAQSREWDGIWDAKALRSELGWTLEIKIPFRTLNFDPDGTAWGINFQRTIRRKNEENLWTGYLRNQQLRQMSNAGLLEIDIQGGGVTQGLGLDVKPYITGGGSDSPGRNPPVPLSRSADLGVDLFYNLTPSLRANLTVNTDFAQTEVDQRLVNLTRFPLFFPEKRDFFLDGATFFEFYVPRRRQNSNIAVQPFFSRRIGLDANGLPQKIDFGTKLTGQLGQQDVGFLHVRTGDESTLVGEDFTVLRLKRRVLAQSYVGMFYSRRASRTIASSPEQTAGLDFRLATSTFRGSNNLEFNGFLLWNTDTAKTTPGDNLAYGVRLDYPNDRWEARVSFTEVQPDHGPAMGFTRRTGFRAYQPRLRFAPRPSQHPWLRQMAFGFDVDLRTDMKNQFLTRRLDFTLLRLELHTQDNLEISLVPTYERLEKDFEITKGVVLPAQSSYDFVRFRVVTNTANRRILAAQTRFEMGSFFSGTREEIAVSLGIRPRPGVTLSVEQEWNRISLGTDNFQVRLYRLVADTQFSPWLYLVNNVQFDSMSQVMGWQSRLRWILTPGNDLFVVYTQNWLDHELFDRFATLDRRAAAKFVYTHRF, from the coding sequence ATGGATTGCCGCCCAATTTATGTCACCGCCTTTCTTGCGGTCTTAATGGGATCTCCACTGTTTGCACAAACTGCAGATTCTGTTAGTGAGCGACGAACCATGACAGCCGAACGCATGGTGAATGGTGAAGCGATCGAGCTCGATGGACTACTTGATGAGCCGGCCTGGCAAAGAGCCGTACCGGCAACCGACTTTATTCAACAGGATCCGGTGCTTGGTGGAACGCCAACCGAGCGCACCGAAGTTCGAATTATTTACAGTCGGGATCATCTTTACATGGGGGTTCTATGTTTCGATTCCGAACCCGACAAGATGCTCGGCAACACGATGAAACGGGACGAGTATCTTCGAGCCGATGATCGCTTTATGTGGGTCATGGATACTTTTTTGGATCAACAGTCGGGTTATTTCTTTGAAATGAATCCTTCAGGCCTAATGGCTGACTCGCTGATGGGGTCCGGAGGGGCTCAAAGTCGTGAATGGGATGGCATTTGGGATGCCAAGGCTTTGCGTAGCGAGCTTGGCTGGACTCTTGAAATTAAGATTCCTTTTCGCACTCTCAACTTTGACCCAGACGGCACTGCATGGGGGATAAATTTTCAGCGAACGATCCGGCGAAAGAATGAAGAAAATCTTTGGACCGGATACTTGCGTAATCAACAGCTTCGGCAGATGTCGAACGCCGGTTTACTCGAGATTGATATTCAGGGTGGAGGTGTTACCCAGGGCTTAGGACTTGATGTTAAGCCTTACATCACTGGAGGAGGCTCCGATTCCCCTGGTCGTAACCCGCCAGTTCCACTGTCCAGGAGCGCAGATCTTGGAGTGGACCTGTTCTACAACCTGACGCCGAGTCTTCGCGCAAACCTGACCGTCAATACTGATTTTGCGCAAACGGAAGTGGATCAAAGGCTCGTCAATCTCACGCGGTTCCCTCTTTTCTTTCCTGAAAAACGGGATTTCTTTCTTGACGGAGCAACATTCTTCGAGTTTTACGTTCCAAGGCGTCGCCAAAATTCCAATATCGCAGTTCAGCCGTTCTTTAGTCGTCGAATTGGGCTCGATGCGAATGGATTACCTCAAAAGATTGACTTTGGGACAAAACTGACTGGCCAACTCGGCCAACAGGACGTCGGCTTTCTCCATGTGCGCACTGGCGACGAATCCACCCTCGTTGGGGAAGATTTCACGGTGCTACGTCTCAAGCGTCGAGTATTGGCGCAGTCCTACGTGGGCATGTTCTACAGTCGCCGTGCCAGTCGCACAATCGCATCAAGCCCAGAACAGACGGCCGGCCTTGATTTTCGCCTGGCAACTTCAACCTTCAGAGGGTCAAATAATCTTGAGTTTAACGGCTTCCTTCTGTGGAACACCGATACAGCGAAAACAACGCCTGGTGACAACCTTGCCTACGGGGTTAGGCTAGATTATCCGAACGACCGTTGGGAAGCGCGGGTATCCTTCACGGAGGTTCAGCCGGACCATGGTCCCGCCATGGGTTTCACCCGCCGGACTGGTTTTCGCGCCTACCAGCCTCGACTTCGCTTTGCGCCTCGACCCAGTCAGCATCCGTGGCTGCGCCAAATGGCGTTTGGGTTCGATGTAGACCTGCGAACGGACATGAAAAATCAGTTTCTGACACGCCGCTTGGATTTCACGTTGCTCAGACTAGAACTGCACACTCAGGACAATCTTGAAATTAGCTTGGTACCAACCTATGAGCGCCTCGAGAAGGATTTTGAAATAACCAAGGGAGTGGTGCTTCCTGCTCAGAGCTCGTATGACTTTGTCCGATTTCGGGTCGTGACGAATACCGCAAATCGTCGAATTCTCGCCGCCCAGACGCGGTTCGAAATGGGCAGTTTTTTCTCCGGCACAAGAGAAGAAATCGCTGTGTCTCTTGGCATTCGACCGCGACCAGGTGTAACCCTGAGCGTTGAACAGGAGTGGAACAGAATCTCACTTGGTACCGACAATTTTCAAGTTCGCCTTTATCGCCTTGTTGCCGACACGCAGTTCAGTCCCTGGCTGTACTTGGTTAATAACGTGCAATTCGATTCGATGAGTCAAGTGATGGGCTGGCAATCCCGACTACGCTGGATTCTCACTCCCGGAAACGACCTCTTTGTTGTTTACACTCAAAATTGGCTGGACCATGAGCTCTTCGATCGATTTGCCACTCTCGACCGCCGGGCAGCTGCAAAATTCGTCTACACTCACCGCTTCTAG
- a CDS encoding cupin domain-containing protein, whose protein sequence is MIFDPKEQEYEYADPRHFTGSARVARMLGVATNPEVNVYRVMFDAGARTAWHIHSGMQLLVVLEGECALLTLSEGFQIIATGGVAVIPPGEKHWHGALPLTPMTHLAINVNATTEWLELATDEDYDSSCSKFSAGS, encoded by the coding sequence ATGATCTTTGATCCTAAGGAGCAGGAATACGAATATGCCGACCCGAGACATTTCACGGGGAGCGCTCGCGTAGCGCGCATGTTGGGTGTTGCGACCAATCCCGAAGTGAACGTCTACCGGGTAATGTTCGACGCTGGGGCGCGTACGGCATGGCATATCCACAGCGGCATGCAGTTACTGGTTGTCCTTGAAGGGGAGTGCGCACTCCTGACGCTCAGTGAGGGATTTCAGATTATTGCTACAGGGGGTGTTGCGGTTATTCCGCCTGGTGAAAAACACTGGCACGGAGCCCTGCCTCTCACGCCGATGACCCACTTGGCCATCAACGTCAACGCGACGACTGAATGGCTTGAGTTGGCCACTGATGAGGATTACGACTCCTCTTGTTCGAAATTCTCCGCTGGCAGCTAG
- a CDS encoding N(4)-(beta-N-acetylglucosaminyl)-L-asparaginase, with the protein MSSRISRRDFIQTGTVVAGLTAASSRKTFGRAPAIQSSGVRPVVIASGNGHRIRNGGSETCVEAAFRMMTEGEDVLESLIAGVNLNELDPEDGGVGFGGSPNADGIVQLDSCCMHGPKRRAGGVAGIEGVKTPSLVAHAVMQHTDHHLLVGQDAQDFARNMGFTIHDDLNTDRSRERWLEWKRRVDPGHYLNPGERARAGYEAGLGMMADGRIDEHDFFGTINCDGINSSGEICGVTTTSGLAWKIPGRVGDSPILGAGLYVDGTYGAAGSTGRGEANLYNLTSYLIVENLRNGLSPKDAGMAGLKRIQENTVEPRLLNSRGKPAFGISFYVLNAKGEYAGVSMYATERSRFAVCTENGGELVPLEPLLENSASD; encoded by the coding sequence ATGAGTAGCAGGATTAGCCGTCGCGATTTTATTCAGACGGGCACCGTGGTTGCTGGCCTCACGGCCGCATCCTCGCGAAAGACGTTTGGCCGTGCGCCGGCGATTCAGTCGTCCGGAGTTAGACCGGTTGTCATCGCTTCCGGTAATGGACATCGGATTCGAAATGGAGGCTCTGAAACCTGCGTCGAAGCCGCGTTTCGGATGATGACCGAGGGCGAGGATGTACTCGAATCGCTAATCGCTGGTGTCAATCTGAATGAATTGGACCCCGAAGATGGAGGCGTTGGTTTTGGGGGATCCCCAAACGCAGATGGAATCGTCCAGCTCGACTCCTGCTGCATGCATGGTCCGAAGAGACGAGCCGGCGGCGTTGCTGGCATTGAAGGGGTAAAGACTCCTTCGCTAGTCGCTCACGCGGTTATGCAGCACACGGATCACCACCTGCTGGTTGGACAGGACGCTCAAGACTTCGCGCGAAATATGGGATTTACGATTCATGACGACCTGAATACCGACCGCTCACGAGAGCGCTGGCTTGAATGGAAGCGTCGCGTCGACCCGGGACATTACCTTAACCCGGGTGAACGAGCACGGGCCGGGTATGAGGCCGGCTTGGGCATGATGGCGGACGGTCGAATCGATGAGCACGACTTCTTCGGGACCATTAACTGCGATGGCATCAATTCCAGCGGCGAGATCTGTGGAGTGACCACAACGAGTGGCCTGGCCTGGAAGATCCCGGGTCGCGTCGGTGATTCACCAATCTTGGGAGCCGGACTCTATGTCGATGGCACCTATGGTGCAGCAGGGTCAACTGGGCGTGGCGAAGCGAACCTTTACAATCTCACCTCATATCTGATCGTTGAGAACCTTCGCAACGGCCTGAGTCCTAAGGATGCCGGCATGGCAGGACTTAAGCGGATTCAGGAGAATACGGTCGAGCCCAGACTATTGAATAGTCGGGGCAAGCCAGCGTTCGGAATCAGTTTTTACGTACTGAACGCCAAGGGGGAATATGCTGGCGTTTCGATGTATGCGACTGAGCGTAGTCGTTTTGCGGTGTGCACGGAAAATGGTGGCGAGCTAGTGCCCTTGGAGCCACTGCTTGAGAATTCAGCTTCTGATTAG